In Maridesulfovibrio sp., the genomic stretch GCTTCGATCATGGGGTCCGGGTTTCTGGTCTGTGTTCCTCTACTTTATACAAATGTTGGTAACTACGCAGTCCTCGCAATAAGCGGTTTGCTTGTTCTGGCATACGGAGTAGGGGCTGTTATCCGCTTTAACATCCGTTATAGTGAGCCGTTGCTATCGGGAAATAATTGCGCCTTACCGGTGAACGAGAGCCGCCACTCGCGACATGTTGCTCATTGTCAGAGCGCGCAAAATATTAAATCCGTCGGTCTTACCAGCACGCTGGAACAGACATCACACATTGTTCTGTCTGTTGCCTATTGCATTTCCGTATCTTACTACCTGCAACTTATGGCTGAATTTGGACTGAACTTTTTATCATTGGATTCAGCCTTATACGGGAAATGGGTAGTAACCATAACCCTTGCCACTATTGGTGCGATTGGCACAGCCCGAGGTCTCAAAGGTATCGAAAAGGTCGAGCGTATTGTGGTAGGACTCAATCTGGCCATGATAGCGTCCTTGGTGGCCGGTCTGGTTCATTACAATGCTCAGGCTATCCTTGATGGAACATGGCAGCTTCGAGCCATTCCTTTTCCTGAAGATTCTTGGCACACCATACGTCTGGTTATGGGGATGCTCATCGTGGTTCAGGGATTTGAAATTTCCCGGTTCCTCGGGCACGAGCATTCGGCCGGAGAGCGGATACGTACCATGCGGATAGCACAGGTTGTGTCGTCCGTTATTTACGTCGTATTCATTGGACTTATGGGTGTAATCATCAGCCGAAACGGTCAGGACAGTAATGCCGGAGTTACTGCCATTGTCAATTATTCAGCCGTAGTGGCTCCCGTGCTTCCCCTTCTATTAACCCTGACGGCTTTGGGAAGTCAGTTTTCTGCGGCTACGGCAGACGACGCAGGCTGCTCCGGCCTGCTCGAATCGATTTTTAAAGGCTTGATACCTATAAAATATAATTATTTAGTGGTGAGTCTGTTTGCCACAGTCATAACTTGGCTAACCGACGTATACCAGATTATCAACTATGCCTCACGCGCATTCGCGCTTTTTTATGTACTGCAATGCGCTGTGGCAATCATGACTCTTCACAAGGTCAAACCATCCCCTGTTCCTCTGGCTAAAGGTCTCTTGTTCGGCTTTATCGGCATACTCTGCCTTGGAGTGACTATCTTCGGTATCCCGGCCGGGTAGGATGACTGTAAAGGCTCAGAGTACATACAATGCAGCCAGCTTTAATGAATACTAGACCTTAGAAAAAGATCAGACACAGCACAAAGGTTTCGACATGACAAAAATTCTACCCCTCAGAATCACGCAAGATTTCGGGACTGAACAGGTCGACATTTATCCGACCCTCCTCATAACAGAAACATTGGTGATACTTTTTGATGCTTGCTTCCCTCACCAGATTGATCAACTTGAGGAAGCATTAGGCAACCACGGATACTCCCTGATTGACATCACTCATGTTATTATCAGCCACCATGACCACATCGGTTCGTTGGCAGCTATTAAGCGCAGAAACAAGAAACTAACTGTCATTTCTCATGAAATTGAAGAGCCATATATTTCAGGGAAAAAGGAATCCCTGCGAATTGCCCAAGCACGGGAATATAATACATCTCTCTCAGGAGAAGATTTGAAATGGGGAGAGCAGTTCCTCAACTATCTGCAAACGATAGAGACGTGTGAGATTGACCGAACCGTCTCAACGCAA encodes the following:
- a CDS encoding MBL fold metallo-hydrolase produces the protein MTKILPLRITQDFGTEQVDIYPTLLITETLVILFDACFPHQIDQLEEALGNHGYSLIDITHVIISHHDHIGSLAAIKRRNKKLTVISHEIEEPYISGKKESLRIAQAREYNTSLSGEDLKWGEQFLNYLQTIETCEIDRTVSTQPEDLNDDITILHSPGHTPGHISIFVCSSRSYIAGDSLAIEHGKLVIANPQFTLDMGRCVQTIREIRELKPTRIYCYHGGVVDNTDNAGLDALLLQAEKQ